One genomic segment of Borrelia coriaceae includes these proteins:
- the trxA gene encoding thioredoxin encodes MAISLTKEEFIDKVFDYKNNKEWNFKGKKPAIIDFYADWCGPCKMLAPIYDELSREYGDKIDFYKVDTDKEQDVSIALGVQSLPTIIFVPVGEKPKVSVGFIQKDSFEDTIKELFKV; translated from the coding sequence ATGGCAATTAGTTTAACTAAAGAGGAATTTATTGATAAGGTTTTTGATTATAAAAATAATAAAGAGTGGAATTTTAAAGGCAAAAAACCTGCAATAATTGATTTTTATGCTGATTGGTGTGGCCCATGTAAAATGCTTGCTCCGATTTATGATGAACTTTCAAGAGAATATGGTGATAAGATTGATTTTTATAAGGTCGATACTGATAAGGAACAAGACGTTTCTATAGCTCTTGGTGTACAAAGTCTTCCTACTATTATTTTTGTTCCTGTTGGAGAAAAGCCAAAGGTTTCTGTTGGTTTTATTCAAAAAGATTCTTTTGAAGATACAATTAAAGA
- a CDS encoding 16S rRNA (uracil(1498)-N(3))-methyltransferase yields MNLILINKNELKEGLMLNDSRVKHINEILKLKNNETFKFGIIGEENIYECVYQKDIKLFFKENHKIAKSNKLKKLKVIIGLVRPIAAKRIIMHLGSIGISEIIFFNALLSEKSYSCSKLFKEKEYEKYLIKGAMQGGITYIPKFNICNNLIKVLKNIEYEKSDTTKILLERESKHKLIDLNIKTKNTVVIIGPERGFITKEINLIKKYNFNAYNISSNILKTETSTIVGSTIITSKMQ; encoded by the coding sequence ATGAACTTGATACTAATAAACAAAAATGAGCTTAAAGAAGGGCTCATGCTCAATGATTCAAGAGTAAAACACATTAATGAGATATTAAAACTTAAAAATAATGAAACATTTAAATTTGGTATTATTGGGGAGGAAAACATTTATGAATGCGTATATCAAAAAGACATAAAACTTTTTTTTAAAGAAAATCATAAAATAGCAAAGTCAAATAAGCTAAAAAAGCTAAAAGTAATAATTGGTTTAGTGCGACCAATTGCAGCAAAAAGAATAATAATGCACCTTGGAAGTATAGGAATATCTGAAATCATCTTTTTTAATGCTTTACTTAGCGAAAAATCCTACTCATGCTCCAAGCTTTTTAAAGAAAAGGAATATGAAAAATATCTAATAAAAGGCGCCATGCAAGGTGGTATTACCTACATACCAAAATTTAACATTTGCAATAATCTAATAAAAGTTTTAAAAAATATAGAATATGAAAAATCGGATACCACAAAAATACTACTTGAAAGAGAAAGCAAGCACAAACTAATTGACTTAAACATAAAAACAAAAAATACTGTTGTTATTATCGGTCCAGAAAGAGGATTTATAACGAAAGAAATAAACTTAATCAAAAAATATAATTTTAATGCCTATAACATTTCATCAAATATTTTAAAAACAGAAACATCTACAATCGTAGGATCCA